Below is a window of Halococcus salsus DNA.
AGGTCTACGACTGGCACGACTACCGCTACTACACGATGGAGGAGCTGTTGGGGAAGCTCGGTGCGGTGTTCGACCAGCGCGGACGCGCCGAGGCGTTCACCGAGGTGCTCGACGACGTCCACTCGACGGTCGAGAGCGACCTTCCGAACGAGACCCCCTCGATCGCGCTGCTGTACCCCGCCGACGTCCCGCCGGAGTCGTTCTACCCCTACCTCGTGGGCGAGGGGACGACCTCGAAGCAGTGGCGGACCCTCGGCGTCGAGGACGCGCTGGCGGCGAACGACGTGGCCGACGCCCAGGCGGGTGGGAGCGCGATCGACTTCGAGACGCTGCTCGAGGTCGACCCGGACGTGCTCGCGGTGCGCCTCCAAGACGAGATCACCGACCAGTACTTCCAAGAGAACATCGTCACGCCCCTCGAAAACCACGAGGTGGCCTCCCAGCTCAGCGCGGTCCAGAACGGTCGAGTGATCTACGCCGGGCTGACCTACCAGGGTCCGATCATCTACCTCCACCAGCTCGAACGCGCGGCCCAGGGCGTCTACCCCGACGCGTTCGGCGGCAGTCAGCTCTTCGACCGCCAGCGCGTCGCGGACATCGTGACCGGGGACGGATGACCGACCGCGACGTCGCCGGCCCCGAACGGGTGCTCGATGCGCTCGACGACGACGCGATCCATGAGTATCTGGACGGGAGCTGAGGGTTACTCGCCAGTGAGGGCCTGGCTGCCCGGCGCGAACGCGAGCTCGGTGCCGAGGCCCTCCTCACGGGCCTTCTCGTAGACCAGATAGCCCGCCGCGACGGTCTCGATACCGGTGCCACCGGAGTCGAAGACCGTTATCTCGTCGTCGGACTCACGGCCGGGGGCCTCGCCCGCGACGACCGCGCCGAGTTCGGCGTGAATATCGTCCTCGGTCACGACGCCTTCCTCGACGGCGTTGATGAACGAGCCGGCGTCGTTCATGACCCGCTCGCGGAGGTCGGGGACGTACTTCGCGCGCTCGACGGTGGTCGCGTCGAGTTCGTGCTTTTCGGGGTGATACTGGCCCATCGCGGTGACGTGTGCGCCGTCCTCGAGGAGTTCGCCGTCGAAGACCGGTTCGGATGCACTCGTCGCGGTGATCACCACGTCCGCACCCTCGACCGCGGCGTCGCTCGACGCCACGGCCGCGACCGCGGGGTTGAGCTGTTCGTTCATCTCGGCGGCGAATTTCTCCCGGTTCTCCGCGGTCGGCGAATAGACGTTCACCGTCTCGAAGCTCCGAACGGTCGCACAGGCCTGAAGCTGACCGCGGGCCTGGGCACCGCTCCCGATGACCGCGAGCGTCGTCGCGTCCGTTCGCGCGAGCGCGTCGACGCCGACCGCACCCGCCGCGCCGGTCTTGAACGGGTTGAGGCTCGCGCCGTCGAGCAGGGCGATCAGGGCCCCCGACTCGGCGTCGAACACCGGCTGGACGAACTGGGCGTCGCGGTTGCCGAAGCCCGCGGCGTACATGTAGCCACCCATCGCGCCCGTCTCGGGCAGGATGGCGGTGTAGCCCGTGAGCATGCCCGGCGGCTCCTCGTTCGTGAGTTTCGTCCGCGGCGCGGCCGGCGCGCCCTCGCCGCGCTGGCGGTAGCCCTCGCGCACCGCCCGGACGTACTCCTCGGGCGTCGCGAGCCCCGCACACTCCTCGCTGGTCAGAAACAGCGTTCCGTCGTCGGTCATACGGGCACAAGGGCGAGCGAGGCTTTATGAGTGGTGGCTCAAGTCACCCCGTCGCTTCGGATTCGAGGAAGCCGCGAAGCGCGTGACACAGCTGCGACCGCCCCGCCGGGCCGAGGAAGTGCCGTTCGTCGGGGAGGGTGAGGACCTCCCGGCACTCCGGAAAGGTCGTCCGAATGCGGGGGCCGATCGTTCGAGCCGGGAAGAACGGGTCGTCGGCCGCGACCACGCCGAACACGGGTACCCCGACGGTTCGAAGCGCATCGCGCGTCGGGCCGGGGAACCCGGTCATGAGGTCGGCGGTTCGGAGCGCGGCCGCGATGGTGTCGCGGACGACGGGCGGGAGCGATCCCGGTGGTTCGGTCGCCAGCGAGCCGAGTGCGCGGTCGAGCAACCAGCGCCGCGGGAGGGAGCGGTAGGCGAGCGACGGGACCCCGACCCTCGCCAGCCCGGCCGGGGGGCCGACACCGAAGCCCGCCGGAACGACCAACGAGACCGACTCGAACCGGTCGGGGGCGCGGACGAGGGCTTCGAGGAGCACCCCCGCACCGTGGGAGAGACCGACCGCCGGAACCGCCTCGACCCCGAGCCCATCGAGGAGCGCCACGAGCCACCGGCCGTAGTCCGCCGTTCGGGCCGTCGTCTTTCCCGGCTGTCCGGGCGTATCGGGCGCGAGCAGCCGGTACTCGTCCGCGAGCGCCTCGACCCACGCGAGCGTGACCGGGGTCGTGACGTTCCCGCCCTGGAGGACGAGCAGCGGTTTCGCGTCGGGGTCGCCGGCGAGCAGCAGGTGGGTCTCGCCAACGGCGGTCTCGATTCGCCGCTCCTCGACCGGACCGTCGAGGAGTTCCGCGACGGCTCGGTCGTAGAGTGGTTCGAACGGTGTGGCGGTCATACGGTGCCCTCCGTCGGGAACATGCTTGAGTCGAGCCGTGACCGAAACGCGTTGTAAAAGCAGTAGTCAGCAGAGAAGTCGAAGAGAGGGAGAAATTATTCGGCCGAGTTGAGCGAGCCGCCGTTGGGCTGCGGGGCGGGCTGGGTGTCGGCACCCGGCGAGCGAACGAAGAGACCGTGACCGATGAGCGCGACCGCGACGGCCGCCGCGAGCGGGACAGCGAGCGTGAGTGAAACGCCGAGGGCGACGAGAAGGGTGGTGATACCGCCGAGCGCGAGCGGAATGAGTCCGAGGATGTAGTCGTAGTACTGAGCCATTATACTCAATGATACGGGGGTGCGTCACATAAGTGTTTCCCATAGGTGGGTCGTGAGCGAGAGATATGAGTTGCTGAGATCACACGAGGGTTCTCTATAAGTTATGGGTTGGAGATCGTCGACGTGGATCGCTGAGGACCGAGCGGTGACAACGGGGATGGGGTCTCAGGAACGACCGACGAGCGCGGCGACGGCGACGCGCCACGGGACCAGGAGGACGAGCCCGACGCCGAGCGAAACGAGGACGAACGCGAGCGCGAAGTCCCCGTGGAAGAGGGCGGTCGCGCGGAGCGCCTGGCCGACGAGCGCCGCGCCGACCCACGCGAGGGCCGTGCGGATGGCGGCCGAGCGGGGGGCGCGGTACACGGCGGGCGTGTAGACACCTGCGAGCACGGACGCGACGACCCAGCCGATGACGAACGGGAGCGCGGTGCCGACGATCCGGCCGGGCTGGGCGGTGAGGCTGTAGCCGTGCTGGAGTTCGCCCGCGACGACGAACAGGCCGATCAGGACGAGGTCGCCGACCGCGAGCCCGAGGGTCGTCCCCGAGACGTCGATGCGGCCTCCGAGGGAACCGACGGCGTTGCTCATGGGTCGGGCGAGGGGCGCGAGCGGCATGTAAGACTCGTTTTCGCGCTCAGCGCTTGACGCCGGCGACGGTGAAGCCGAAGCCGCGAACCGGGATCGCGGCGTCGAGCCCGACGCGTTCGACCGCGAACGCGAGCTCGTCGGGGGTGAAGAACTCGGAGTCGAAGCCGACGAGGCGCTCGCCCGTCGCGAGCAGGAGCCCGGGGAGGGTCGAGCGGTCGAACTCGCGACAGACCAGCACGCCGCCCGGTCGGAGGACGCGTTTGGCCTCCGCGAGCGCGCCCGTTTGGTCGGCGACGTGATGGAGCGCGTCCACGATGAGCACCGCGTCGACGCTGGCGTCGGCGACGGGGAGTCGTGCCGCATCCCCGAGCACACAGCCAAGTCCCCGTCGGCGCGCCTCGGCGAGCATCCCGGGGGCGGCGTCGACCACGACCCGTTCCGGGACCCCGAGCGCGCGCACCGCTCGACCCGTCCCGCCGCCGACGTCGAGCACGCGGTGGAGCTCGCGGTCGGCGAGCACGAGCCCCGCCCGTATCGGACCGACGTCGCTCGCGGGCATGAGTCGCTCGTAGTGGCGCGCGAACCGGTCGAATCGCGCGACGTCGCCCGGCGGCTGCATGACGCTCACTCGCACCGGCCGCCGCTTAAGTCGTGCGGCGAAGGAGGGATGGCGCTCGCGCCGAAGGAAACGTATGGAGTACGCGTTCTGCGGGTGGCCCGAGGACGGGCCGACGCTCGACCTCGATTACCGGCAGTTCGCGTACGCCGGCAAGTTCGTGATGTCCTCGACCGGGAAGGCGGTCGTGCGCGAGGGGGACGAGGTCCTCGGCGCGGTCGCGTTCAACGAGGACCGCACCGATCCGACCACGCTCTGGCTCCGCTACATCACCGTGCGGGCCGACCGTCGTGGTGAGGGGTTGGGGGCACGCCTCGCGGCGTTCGCCGCCGATCGGGCGCTTACCCACGGGTACGGGCGCCTCCGGATCGCGGTCAACAACCCGTTCGCCTACGAGGCGCTCCACAAGGCCGGTTTCGGCTACACCGGCCGGGAGACCGGCCTCGCCGAACTCGTGCTCGAACGTCCGAGCGAGCGCTCGCACGCGGCCTACCAAGCGGGTCTCGACGTCTACCGCGCCCGCGACCTCTCGGCGGACGAAAGCGAGTTTCTGGCGTCGCGAGTCGACCGGGATCCGCCGGCACGGCTCGATCCACCAACGTAGGAACGCGGTTCGTCGTCGGAGGGGAGTGCAACAGGGTTAACATCCGGTGGCGAGGTCGGGCTAACGATGGTCGAAAACAGGACCGCTATCGTCACGGGATCGAGCAGGGGTATCGGGAAACAGGTCGCGGAGACGCTGGCCGCGGACGGCGCGAACGTCGTGGTCTGTTCGCGCTCGGTCGAGGATTCGGAGGAGGTCGCCGAGGGGATCGAGGCGGACGGCGGGTCGGCGCTCGCCGTCGAGGTCGACGTGAGTCAGAAGGAGTCGGTCGAGCGGCTGGTCGAGCGGACCGTCGAGGAGTTCGGCCAGATCGACGTCCTCGTGAACAACGCGGGGATCAACATTCGCGGGCCGGCCGAGGAGATCACGCCCGAGGACTGGCAGCAGGTACTGGACGTGAACCTCACTGGCCCCTTCTACTGCGCCCAGGCCGTCGGCAAGCGGATGATCGAGCAGGGCGACGGCGGCGACATCGTGAACATCTCGAGCATGATGGGCGAGATGGGCCAGCAGGATCGGACTCCCTACAACACCTCGAAGGGCGGCGTCAACAACCTCACGCGGTGTCTCGCCGTCGAGTGGGCCGAACACGACATCTACGTCAACGCGCTCGCGCCGGGCTACATCATGACCGACATGGCGGCGGAGGCCCAGGAGGAGGCCGACTTCACCGAACAGGACGTCCGCGACCGGACGCCACTGGACCGGTTCGGCACCCCGGAAGAGATCGCGAACTGCGTCTCGTTCCTCGCCTCCCACGACCACTACATGACCGGGGAAGTGCTCCACGCCGACGGCGGCTGGACCGCGTTCGGCTGGGGCGCGAAGGACCGGTAAGGCGAGCCGATTTCTGCGGACGGGCGACAGTTTCATTCGCGACCGCGCCGAGTTCCGGGCGATGGACAAAGCGGGGTTCGTGAAGCTCTCGTTCGTCGCGTTCGGGTTGATCCTCGTGAGCTTCGTGATCCTCGGGTTCTCGCGGTTGGTGCTTCCCTACCGGACCGCGCGCGTGCTCGCCGCGCCGACGACGCTCGCGGCCTTCGGGTTGATCTGCTATCTGCTCGTGCGGGCGACCCTCTCGAAGCTCGGGATCGCTACGATCCGGGAGTGAGACACCGCAAGCCGTTTTGACGCCCGCGGTAAGGGGAGGTATGGACGTGAGAGCCGTCGCCGACCTCTCGCCCGACGAGCGCCGTGCGGTGTTCGAGCGCGACGCGGGGATCGACGACATCGAGGGCGACGTCGCCGAGATCGTCGAGCGCGTTCGCACGGAGGGCGACGTCGCGCTCCGGGAGTTCGCCGAGGAGTTCGACGAGACGACCGTGGGATCGCTCGACGTGACCGACGCGGCCGAGCGCGCGTACGACGAGATCGACGCGGGTCTGCGGGAGGCCATCGAAACGGCAGCCGAGAACATCCGTGAGTTCCACGAGCGCCAGCTGCCCGAGGACTGGCGCGAGGACTTCGATGGCCGAGAACTCGGACGACGGTACCGACCGATCGACCGGGTCGGGGCGTACGTGCCGGGCGGGGCGGCGGCCTACCCCTCCAGCGCGCTGATGACGGTGATTCCGGCGAAGGTGGCTGGCGTCGAGACGGTCGCGGTGGCGACGCCGCCCGCCGACGAGATCAACCCCGCGACGCTCGCGGCGCTCCACGTCGCCGGTTCGGACGAGGTGTATCAGGTCGGCGGTGCGCAGGCGGTGGCGGCGCTGGCGTACGGGACGGAGTCGGTCTCGCGCGTGCAGAAGGTCGTCGGGCCGGGGAATCGGTGGGTGACGGCGGCGAAGGCCGCAATCCGAAACGACTGCGCGATCGACTTCCTCGCGGGGCCGAGCGAGGTCTGTGTGTTGGCCGACGGGACGGCGGACCCCGAGTTCGTGGCGGCGGACCTGATCGCGCAGGCCGAGCACGACGCGAACGCGTCCGCGGTGGCGGTGACGGCCGACGAGGAGCTCGCGGAGGCGGTCGCGGCGGCGGTCGAGGCGGGTATCGAGGGCGAGCGGGCGGAGACGATTCGGGAAGCGCTCGAAAGCGACGCCAGCGGGGTGTTCCTCGCGCGCTCGATGCCGGAGGCGGTGTTGTTCTGCGAGGAGTACGCCGCCGAGCACCTCTCGATCCAGGCCGACGAGGACGAGGCGCTGCTCGACCGGATCAGTAGTGCCGGAAGTGCGTTTCTGGGGCCGTATTCGCCCGTGGCGGCGGGCGATTACGCCGCCGGGCCGAACCACGTTCTGCCAACGGGTGGCGGCGCGCGGATCACAGGTGGGCTGTCGGTGGAGACCTTCCTGCGCTCGACGACGGTGCAGCGACTCTCGGCCGACGCGCTCGACGACATCGGTGAGACCGTCGAGACGCTCGCGCGGGCCGAAGGGTTGGATGCCCACGCCGAAAGCGTCGCCGTCAGACTCCGCGAGCGCGAATCCGACGTGGAGGACGACGAGCGACTTCGGGAGTGAGGGCTGGTGCGGTTCGGTAGTGCTGTCGGGGCGCGTTCGGAGGTGCGGTCGGAGCGGGTGCGGTCGGCGGTTGGAGCGGTTGGCGCGCGCTCGCGGTCGTGGGCGAACGGCGAGGTTCGAGCGAAGCGAGAACCTCGAATGCGAACGGGGAACGAAGTGACCCGTGAGCCACGGTGAGCGCGCGACCGCGGACACTGTGCGAGGTCTGCGCGAGTACTGCGAGCGCAGGCTCGTCAGAGCGGAGCTCTGACGGTGGATGAGTGGAGTGAGCGCAGCGAACGGAGCGAATCGGTTGGGGAGGCGTGTGGCGGTTGCGGGGCGGAAGCGGAGGGGGAGTCAGTAGTGACTGTACCGCGAGCGAGGCCGGAGGCCGAGCGAGCGGCAGTTTTTAGTCCAGGTTTTTCAAGGAGTGGTGTCCGACCAGCGGAAGGCCACCCGACGCAGAAAAAAGTGGGGCGTCATGGTTAACTTTCTTCGGCGGATATGTGACGTATGAGCACGGCTGGAACCGCCGACACCGCGACCGAGATCGACGTCTCGACGTCGGCCGCCGAACAGGCACTCGACCTCCTCGAAGGCGAGGGTATGGACACCGACGTCGCCGGGCTTCGGTTGTTCGTCCAGCAGGGCGGCTGTGCCGGGCTTTCCTACGGCATGCGCTTCGACGGCGAGCCCGAGGAGGACGACCAGGTCTACGAACACCACGACCTCCGGATCTTCGTCGACCCCGCGAGCATGAACTACATCGGCGGCAGCGTCCTCGACTTCGAGGGCGGCCTCCAGGGCGCGGGCTTTCACGTCGAGAACCCGAACGTCGTGAGCGAGTGCGGCTGCGGGGAGAGTTTCCGGACCTAAGGCCCCCACCCACCTTTTGCTGCGGTCGCTCGCTAGCGCTCGCTCCCTGGCAAAATGTGGATCAAAAGCGCGTCGGGTTCCTTGCAGTCACCCTCGCGCCCGCTCGCTCGTTTCGCTCACGGGTCACTCCGTTCCCCGTTCGCATCCGAGGTTCTCGCTTCGCTCGAACCTCGCACCACTCGCTCGCGGTACAACAACTACCCTCTCCGCAACCGCCCCGCACAGCACCGCTTCCGCCTCCGCCGAAGCCCTCGCGCCCGGAGGGCGCTCGCCCTTCATCCACCAGGAGAGCGGTGCTCTCTTGAGCCTCGGCTTGCTCCCGCTCGCCGAGACACCAGGCACCGCAACCGCCCGCCCCGCGGCGCTCGCGGGGCGCGCCCCGCTCGCGCACCTCACTCGCTCACGTCGGGGAAGAACTCGTCGAGGTCGGGGTCCGAATCGACGAGTCGATACCCGTCTTCCGTGGGCTCGGTGACACCGTGCGCCGAGAGGTGGTCGAGGTGCGCGTAGGCCTCGCCCGGCCCGTGGAGGATGTGGATGTTCGAGAGCTCACCAAATAAGTAACTGCTCACCGTCCACGCGTCCGCCGGGCCGTGTTCGCGGAGCACGTCGAGCACGTTCTCGGTGCGCTCGCGGTGGTGTGCGGCGATGTCGCGGGCGCGGCCTGCGGGGTCCTCGATGACGTCGCGGTGACCGGGCCACGCCCGGACGAATCCCGCGTCGATGATTCGAACCAACGTGTCGAGGTACTTCGCCAGCGGGCGCTCGACGCGAACGTCCGCCCCGCCGACGTTCGGGGTGTAGTGGGGCAGGAGCGCGTCGCCCGAGAGGAGTTCCCGACCGTCGTCGCCCTCGAAGACGAACCCCGAGAGCCCCGCGGCGTGGCCCGGAAGGTGGAGCGCTTCGAGGTCGCCCTCGGGGGTCGAAAACCGCTCGCCACCCTCGAACGGCTCGACCCTCGCCCGCCCCGAGAGGCCCTCGTAGCCGTCGAGGAAGACGAGGAGCTCCTCGCGTGGCTCCTCCGGTACCCCCCATTCGTCGAGAAGCGCACGCTGGCGGGCCTCCATCGCCTCCCACGCGTCCGTATCACCCGAGACCAGCGGCGCGTCGGCGGCGTGGACCCGAACCACCGCGTCGCTTTCGTCCTGTATCTCGCTCGCGAACCCGGCGTGGTCCTCGTGCCAGTGGGTCAGGAGGACCTCGTCGATGTCGGCGAACTCGACCCCCAGATCGGCGAGACCTGTCGAGAGCTCCTCGCGGGTCTCGGGCGCGGCGGTCCCGGTGTCGACGAGGGTGGTGGCCCCGGCGTCCGCACCGAAGACGTAGACGTCGTTCAACCCCTCGAAGACGGCGTTCCCGAGCTGGATCCGGTTCATCGGTTCGAACGCACCTCACACCCCGTCCACTCGACCGCGCGCCGCCGGATAGCCGTCTGCATATCGGGGCTACCGGTCGCCGGCTACATACCACCCGCGGTCGAACCCGAACACCGGCCACACGGCGGCGCTCGTCGCCGGAGCCCGACGGTTTTAGCTCGTCGAACCCCGCTGGTCGGCGTGACCCGTGCGAAACGGCGACGGAGGACCGCGGGATGACCGTCTGGGTGCTCGGCGACCAGCTCACCCGCGAGGTCGGGCCGCTCTCGCGGGCCGACGACGAGCGCGTGCTGATGATCGAAGCTCGCGAGTTCGCCCGGAAGCTCCCGTTCCACCCCCACAAACTCGTCGCGATGTTCGCCGCGATGCGCCACTTTCGCGACGAACTTCGAGCAGATACTTATACCGTCGAGTACCACACGGTCGAGACGTTCGGGGAGGGTCTCGACGCCCACTTCGCCGACCACCCGGGAGACCGTCTCGAATGTATGCGCCCCGCGAGCCACGGTGCGGGCGAACGTCTCACGGATCTCGTCGACGAGCGGGGCGGCGACCTCGCGCTCGTCGAGAACGAGCTGTTCCTCTGTGCGCCCGACGAGTTCGACGAGTGGGCCGGCGAGAGCTTCAAACAGGAGGAGTTCTACCGCATGATGCGGCGCGAGACGGGCTACCTGATGGACGACGACGACCCGGTCGGGGGCGAGTGGAACTACGATACCGAGAACCGCGAGTTCCCGGGGAGCGACTACGAACCGCCCGACGCGCCGTGGTTCGAGCCCGACGATCGCACCGAGATGGTGGTCGAGTGGGTCGACGAGGTGTTCTCGGGCGGCTACGACGAACCACCCTACGGCGGTGACTGGGCCGACCAGGAGAAATTCGGCTGGCCGGTCACGCGCGAAGCGAGCCTCGCGGCGCTCGACGCGTTCGTCGAGGACCGGCTCCCGGAGTTCGGTCCGTATCAGGACGCGATGCTCGCCGGGGAAACCACGATGCATCACGCCCTGCTGTCGGCCCCGCTGAACCTCGGCCTGCTGCATCCCCGGGAAGTCGTCGAGCGCGTGTTGGACGAGTACGAAGCGCGCGACCTCCCGCTCGCGAGCGTCGAGGGGTTCGTCCGGCAGGTGGTCGGCTGGCGGGAGTTCATGCGCCACGTCTACCGCCGTGAGATGCCCGAGCTGGCGAGCGCGAACCAACTCGACGCCGACCGGGCTCTTCCGGAGCTCTACTGGACCGGCGAGACCGAGATGAACTGTCTCGCGGAAGTCGTTGACGGCGTGCGAAAACGGGGCTATTCCCACCACATCGAGCGCCTGATGGTGCTCTCGAACTTCGCGACGAGTTTTGGTGTACGTCCCGCAGCACTCAACCGGTGGTTCCACGCGGGCTACGTCGACGCCTACCACTGGGTCACGACGCCGAACGTGGTGGGCATGGGCAGCTTCGGAACCGACGCGCTCTCGACGAAACCCTACGTCTCCTCGGCCAACTACATCGACGGCATGAGCGACTTCTGTGGGGACTGCGCCTACGCCAAGACGAAGACGGTGGGTGAAAACGCCTGTCCGTTCAACGCGCTCTACTGGGACTTCTTGGGAACCCACGAGGAGCGCCTTCGGGGGAACGGCCGGATGGGGTTGGTCTACTCCCACTGGGACGACAAGGACGAGGACGAGCGGGCGGCGATCCGCGAGCGCGCCGCGGCGATACGAACCCGCGCCGACCGCGGCGACCTCTGAGTCGTCTCCAGTGAGATTTATTCGCATCGAGGGACGAGCGGAGGTATGACGCGTTCATCGGGCCACGAACCGACCGACGGACCGCCCGGTCCGGACGCGAACCGACGGGTCATCGTGAACCCGAACAGCGGG
It encodes the following:
- a CDS encoding MBL fold metallo-hydrolase, which translates into the protein MNRIQLGNAVFEGLNDVYVFGADAGATTLVDTGTAAPETREELSTGLADLGVEFADIDEVLLTHWHEDHAGFASEIQDESDAVVRVHAADAPLVSGDTDAWEAMEARQRALLDEWGVPEEPREELLVFLDGYEGLSGRARVEPFEGGERFSTPEGDLEALHLPGHAAGLSGFVFEGDDGRELLSGDALLPHYTPNVGGADVRVERPLAKYLDTLVRIIDAGFVRAWPGHRDVIEDPAGRARDIAAHHRERTENVLDVLREHGPADAWTVSSYLFGELSNIHILHGPGEAYAHLDHLSAHGVTEPTEDGYRLVDSDPDLDEFFPDVSE
- a CDS encoding GNAT family N-acetyltransferase: MEYAFCGWPEDGPTLDLDYRQFAYAGKFVMSSTGKAVVREGDEVLGAVAFNEDRTDPTTLWLRYITVRADRRGEGLGARLAAFAADRALTHGYGRLRIAVNNPFAYEALHKAGFGYTGRETGLAELVLERPSERSHAAYQAGLDVYRARDLSADESEFLASRVDRDPPARLDPPT
- a CDS encoding ornithine cyclodeaminase family protein; translation: MTDDGTLFLTSEECAGLATPEEYVRAVREGYRQRGEGAPAAPRTKLTNEEPPGMLTGYTAILPETGAMGGYMYAAGFGNRDAQFVQPVFDAESGALIALLDGASLNPFKTGAAGAVGVDALARTDATTLAVIGSGAQARGQLQACATVRSFETVNVYSPTAENREKFAAEMNEQLNPAVAAVASSDAAVEGADVVITATSASEPVFDGELLEDGAHVTAMGQYHPEKHELDATTVERAKYVPDLRERVMNDAGSFINAVEEGVVTEDDIHAELGAVVAGEAPGRESDDEITVFDSGGTGIETVAAGYLVYEKAREEGLGTELAFAPGSQALTGE
- a CDS encoding cryptochrome/photolyase family protein, which encodes MTVWVLGDQLTREVGPLSRADDERVLMIEAREFARKLPFHPHKLVAMFAAMRHFRDELRADTYTVEYHTVETFGEGLDAHFADHPGDRLECMRPASHGAGERLTDLVDERGGDLALVENELFLCAPDEFDEWAGESFKQEEFYRMMRRETGYLMDDDDPVGGEWNYDTENREFPGSDYEPPDAPWFEPDDRTEMVVEWVDEVFSGGYDEPPYGGDWADQEKFGWPVTREASLAALDAFVEDRLPEFGPYQDAMLAGETTMHHALLSAPLNLGLLHPREVVERVLDEYEARDLPLASVEGFVRQVVGWREFMRHVYRREMPELASANQLDADRALPELYWTGETEMNCLAEVVDGVRKRGYSHHIERLMVLSNFATSFGVRPAALNRWFHAGYVDAYHWVTTPNVVGMGSFGTDALSTKPYVSSANYIDGMSDFCGDCAYAKTKTVGENACPFNALYWDFLGTHEERLRGNGRMGLVYSHWDDKDEDERAAIRERAAAIRTRADRGDL
- a CDS encoding alpha/beta fold hydrolase — protein: MTATPFEPLYDRAVAELLDGPVEERRIETAVGETHLLLAGDPDAKPLLVLQGGNVTTPVTLAWVEALADEYRLLAPDTPGQPGKTTARTADYGRWLVALLDGLGVEAVPAVGLSHGAGVLLEALVRAPDRFESVSLVVPAGFGVGPPAGLARVGVPSLAYRSLPRRWLLDRALGSLATEPPGSLPPVVRDTIAAALRTADLMTGFPGPTRDALRTVGVPVFGVVAADDPFFPARTIGPRIRTTFPECREVLTLPDERHFLGPAGRSQLCHALRGFLESEATG
- a CDS encoding DUF3054 domain-containing protein, with the translated sequence MSNAVGSLGGRIDVSGTTLGLAVGDLVLIGLFVVAGELQHGYSLTAQPGRIVGTALPFVIGWVVASVLAGVYTPAVYRAPRSAAIRTALAWVGAALVGQALRATALFHGDFALAFVLVSLGVGLVLLVPWRVAVAALVGRS
- a CDS encoding HesB/IscA family protein yields the protein MSTAGTADTATEIDVSTSAAEQALDLLEGEGMDTDVAGLRLFVQQGGCAGLSYGMRFDGEPEEDDQVYEHHDLRIFVDPASMNYIGGSVLDFEGGLQGAGFHVENPNVVSECGCGESFRT
- a CDS encoding class I SAM-dependent methyltransferase is translated as MQPPGDVARFDRFARHYERLMPASDVGPIRAGLVLADRELHRVLDVGGGTGRAVRALGVPERVVVDAAPGMLAEARRRGLGCVLGDAARLPVADASVDAVLIVDALHHVADQTGALAEAKRVLRPGGVLVCREFDRSTLPGLLLATGERLVGFDSEFFTPDELAFAVERVGLDAAIPVRGFGFTVAGVKR
- a CDS encoding SDR family NAD(P)-dependent oxidoreductase, which encodes MVENRTAIVTGSSRGIGKQVAETLAADGANVVVCSRSVEDSEEVAEGIEADGGSALAVEVDVSQKESVERLVERTVEEFGQIDVLVNNAGINIRGPAEEITPEDWQQVLDVNLTGPFYCAQAVGKRMIEQGDGGDIVNISSMMGEMGQQDRTPYNTSKGGVNNLTRCLAVEWAEHDIYVNALAPGYIMTDMAAEAQEEADFTEQDVRDRTPLDRFGTPEEIANCVSFLASHDHYMTGEVLHADGGWTAFGWGAKDR
- the hisD gene encoding histidinol dehydrogenase, which gives rise to MDVRAVADLSPDERRAVFERDAGIDDIEGDVAEIVERVRTEGDVALREFAEEFDETTVGSLDVTDAAERAYDEIDAGLREAIETAAENIREFHERQLPEDWREDFDGRELGRRYRPIDRVGAYVPGGAAAYPSSALMTVIPAKVAGVETVAVATPPADEINPATLAALHVAGSDEVYQVGGAQAVAALAYGTESVSRVQKVVGPGNRWVTAAKAAIRNDCAIDFLAGPSEVCVLADGTADPEFVAADLIAQAEHDANASAVAVTADEELAEAVAAAVEAGIEGERAETIREALESDASGVFLARSMPEAVLFCEEYAAEHLSIQADEDEALLDRISSAGSAFLGPYSPVAAGDYAAGPNHVLPTGGGARITGGLSVETFLRSTTVQRLSADALDDIGETVETLARAEGLDAHAESVAVRLRERESDVEDDERLRE